GCGGTCACCGTGCCGGGCGGGCGGTGCTGTGAGCTCCGACTCCAGCGCGGCCAGCCTCGACCGCACCGCCGACGTCGGACGCACCACGGCGAGCGCCCGCCATACGTCCAGGTCGTCCTCGCCCCACGGCGCATGCGCCCAGTCCGCCAGCAGATCCGGATCGCGGCGCGCGATCAGAGCCGTACGCAGACCGTCGGCCAGTAGCCGCCTGAGCCGCACCACCGCCGGCGCCTGGGAACCGGGCAGCAGCGGGCCCGCGTACGCGGCGGCCGCGCCCGTGATCGCACCCGTCTCCAGCCGTCGCTCCACGACCGACACATCCGACTCCACCGGCACCGTCAGCCGGTACGGTCTCGACCCGAGCAGACCGGGACCGAGCAGCCGACGCAGACGCGCCAACTCGGCTCTCAGCGTCACGGGCGTCACCGACTCGTCCTCGTACAACGCGCACTGCAACTCGTCGCCCGTCAGCCCCTCCGGATGACGGGCCAGCAGCACCAGGATCTCGCTGTGCCGACGACTGAGCCTGACCCTGCGCCCACCGACGAGCAGCGTCGCCTCGTCACGGCCCAGCGCGGACAGCTCGGGCGTGTCCGCGGCGGGCAGCTGCGGCGCGAGCAGCGCCAGATGCGACTCCGCGGCACGCGCCACCGCCTGCACGAACCCCAGGCTGTGCGGATGCGCCAGCCCGTCACCACCGGTGATGTCCACCGCCCCGAGCACCCGGCCGGTCCGCGGATCGTGCACCGGCGCCGCCGCGCAGGTCCAGGGCTGCACCCTGCGGATGAAGTGCTCGGCGGCGAAGACCTGCACCGGCCGGTCCACGGCGACCGCCGTACCCGGCGCGTTCGTCCCGACCGCGCTCTCCGCCCACCTGGCACCCGGCACGAAGTTCATCCGCCCCGCCTTGCGCCGGGTCGTCGGATGGCCCTCGACCCACAGCAGCCTGCCGTGCTCGTCGCACACCGCGAGCAGATGCTCCCCGTCGGCGGCGAACGTGCCCATCAGCTCCCGGAACAGCGGCATCACCCGCGCCAGCGGATGCTCCGCGCGATACGCCCCGAGGTCGCCGTCCGCCAGCTCCACGGACGCCGTCCCGTCCGGACCGACACCGGCCCGCGCGGAGCGCCGCCACGAGTCGGCCACCACGGAACGCACCGGCGTCGGCACGGTGCCCACCTCGGTGAACGTCTCATGCGCACGGCGCAACGTCCGTACGCGCTCGGCGGGATCGGCCCCCGGTTCGAGAGCGACCCAAGGATCGGTCAAGTCGGCCTCCCCGGAAAGCAATGCGGCTGGGGACATCGTCACTCCGAGTACGCGAACGGACAACCGTTTCGACCGGGGTCACTCGAACGATGAGGGGATGCTTCCGGCGGGACGAGGCTTCCCTGAGGCTGTGCCGGTGTCGCGGTGCTGGAGGCCCAGGACCGGTGCGGGCACGGCTCGGCAGCGCCCCAAACGCGGGCTCAGGCCGAGTTGACCAGGCGTATGTAGCGCGACCAGTCCCAGTGCGGCCCGGGATCGGTGTGGTCCGTGCCCGGTACCTCGTAGTGCCCGATGATGTGCCGGCGGTCCTTCGGGATTCCGTACTTGCCGCAGATCGCCGCCGTGAGCCCGGCCGACTCCTCGTAGAGAGCGTCGGTGAAGTAGTAGGGCCGGTCCACCCAGCCCTCGTGCTCTATGCCGATGCTGCGTGTGTTGTGTTCCCAGTCGCCCGCGTGCCAGGCGATGTCGGCCTCACGGACGCACTGTGCGATGTGCCCGTCGGCCGAGCGCACCACGTAGTGGGCGGACACCTGCTTGGCCGGGTTCTGGAAGACGGACAGGGTCTTGGTGAAGGCGGTCTGCGTCACGTGGATGATCACCTGCTCGACGGGATGGGTCCTGGGGCGGTTGGCTGTCGTGTAGTTGGCGGTGCTCGCCGGCTGCCACTCGGCACCGTGATGGTCGGGTGCCGGAACCTGCGTACCGGATCGTGGGCCGGGCAGCAGGGCGTACGGGACGGCGGCGAGGGCGGTGCCCTGGAGGAAGCGGCGCCGGCTGGGGCGGGGTCGTGCGAGTTCCAAGGAGGGGTTGCCTTTCAGGGGTGAGGTCGGCCGGAAGGTCAGCGCAGGGTCGCCGCCGTCTCCCGCAGTCGCTCATGTACTCCGCGGTGCGTCTCACGACCTGGCAGCCACTGCTTGCGGATCTTGGCCACGCACGTGTAGTTGGTGTCGCACACGTTGGCCAGCGGTGACTCGACGGCCTGCGTCGCGAACTGGTACGCGTCCAGCTCACTGAACCCGTAGTCGCGCACCAGCCACTGCACCAGGTCGAGCTGCGATATCCGGAACGCGTCCTCCAGCGGCCGTGCCGACCCGGTCGACATGATGTGGGTGTCCGACTCGATGCGCGGCCAGGGTGTGGCGAGCCCCTTGAGCAGCTCGACGATCACCACCGTGTTCATCGCACACTCGACCGCGACCCCGCAGGTCTCGCCCTCTCCCTGGCGGGCGTGCCCGTCGCCGAGGCTGAGCAGCGCGCCCTCGACGTTCACCCCGAGATAGCAGGTGACACCCGCCCGCATCTCCGGGGTGTCCATGTTCCCGCCGTGCGCGTCGGGCACCAGCGCGGAGCGCACCTCCAGATTGGCGGGAGCCACCCCGACCGTGCCGTGCATCGGGTCCATCGGCAGCTCGGCCTCGATGTCACTGTCATGGGCCCGGAACAACGCCGTACGCCGGGTCCGGTCGAGCTGCCAGATCCACACGGTCTCCGGCAGCGGCGGCTGGAGCGTGGCCGTGGTGTGTGTCGAGGTGAGGGCGCCGAACAGCGGGACCGTGGTCGACGCGGCCCAGTCCCGGGCCGGCTCGATCGAGACGAAGTGCACGGCGACCGTGTCACCCGGCTCGGCGCCCTCGATGTGGAAGGGTCCCGTCTGCGGGTTGAGGTAGGGGAATTCGCATACCTCGGACACCAGGTCCTTCTCCGAGCGCACCCGCCCGCCGAAGCAGTCCTCCGTGTACAGGTCCAGGACCGTACCGGGCGCGATGCGCGCCACGGGCGGTGCTCCGCCGAACGTCCAGGCGTACTCGCCGGGCTCGGGTCGCACGGTCAGGATCCGCGGGTCGCTCATCGCTGCACAGCTCCGTTCTGGGGAAGGCCGGTGGGGGAGGGGTCGTCGTCGAGATGGACACGGGCGGTCTCGGCTATTCGCCCGGGGTGCCGCCGCATCAGCACGAGCAGCACCACGACCCCGATCGCCATCCACGCTCCGACCACGGACCCCGCGTACGACACGGGCGCGCTGAGCTCGGAGACGAAGTCGAAGACGGGCAGGCCCGCCGCGGTCAGCAGCGCCGGCACGAACGCGATGATGCCGAGAAGCGGCAGGACCAGATGCCGCACGGGCTTGAGCGCCTCGCGCCTGCGGCGCAGGAAGTAGCCGGCACAGGCGAGGTTGACCACTATGTACACGCCGATCACGACCGTGACGATCACCGTCGCCAGCAGCAGGAACGCAGTCACCGGGTCGTAGGCGAACCCCAGCCCCAGAACGGCGCCGACCGCCACCGCGGTCTGCACGGCGATTCCGGCCACGGGCGAGCGGTACTTCGGATGGAGGATCGCCAGGAAGCGGGGCAGCACGCGGATGCGGGCCAGGGCGAACGCGGTCCGCGTGGAGACGGTGGCGCACGCATTGGCATTGGCGATGGCCGAGTTGACCACGGCCAGGAACACCAGCACCCAGAACAGTCCGAACGACGCCCGCGCCACGCCTTCCCACGAGGCGGCACCGGACGCGCCGAACTCCTGGAAGCGATCAGGGCCGTAGTACACGCTCATGGCGTACGTGGTGAGCACGTAGAACAGTCCGATGGCGAGCGCCGAACCGAGCACCGCGCGGTGCATCGTGCGACGTGGGTCCCGGGTCTCCTCGGCCAGTGGTGCCGCGGCCTCGAATCCGGCGAAGGCGAGCACCGTGTAGACGGACCCGGCGAACACTCCGCTGACGCCCGCGTAGCCCTCGGCGGTGTGCGACGTCCCGAACACCGGCAGCGTGTTGTCCCCTCCCGCCTTGCCGATCAGCCAGATGGCGAACACCAGCAGGACGAGCACCTCGAAGACGCCGAGGACCGTGCCGAACCGGGCCGAGGCGCGCACCCCCAAGTACCCGGAGACACCTATGATCGCGGCTCCAGCGAGCGCCCAGGGCCACCACAGGTCCGCCGGATACGAGGACCATTCCTGGTGCAGCGTGCCGGCCGTGGTGAAGCCCAGTTGCAGTAGGAGAAGGGGTGGGACGAGAGCCTCGACGAACACATAGCCCCAGCCCACGAGAAAGCCGATCGCCGGATGCAGGCCTTGTGCCACGTAGGTGGACACCGAGCCCGCGGCCGGCAGCTCGCGCGCCAGCTCCGCGACGCACGACGCCGTGAACAGACATGCCACCAGCGCGATCAGCACCGACAGAGGCAGGCTCCCGCCCGCGAACGCCGCGCCCGACGGAATGGACGCCGCGACCGCCGCGGCCGGCGCCATCGCCGTGATGCTCTGGAACAGGACCTCGCGCAGCCCGATCGCGTCGCGCCGCAATCCCGTGGTTCCGACTTCCGTCTTTTCCCCCGACATGTGAATCCCCCTCATTCACCCCGATGCGCCCCGCGTCGTCGTGACACGACCGCTGCGCCTCGCGTGAATCACGGTACGGCGCTGGCGGGTTGGGTAGAAGAGGGCGCCGGGTTTCCGTGGACAGCCGGGGAATTGTGGATAACTCGCTCACTCACATGAGTGAACTCGCCCTGGAGTGAGGCTTGTTCGGCCGTGTCGGGTCGGGCTCGGAAGCCCGGGCGGGCCAGGCGCGCAAGCCGGATGGGCCCGAGCCTGCAAGCCCTGCAGAACCGCCCCCGTCCGTGCGCCCCACCCCGCAATCAGGCCCGCTCCGCCACCGCGACCGGATCGTCCAGCACCCCTCGCACCACAGAATGCGCAGCCCCCAGCAACGGACCCTCGGGGCCCAGCCGGGACACGGACACCGGACACGCGGGCCCCGCGGTCCGCCGGTCCAACTCGGCCTCCAGCGAAGGCAGCAACCAGGGCGCGAGCCCGGCCAGCGCACCGCCGAGCACAACGCTCTCGGGGTCCAGCAGATTGACCGCGCCGGTCAGCGCGATTCCGAGCGCCGTTCCCGCGTCCCGCAAGGCCCGCCGTACGTCCTCGTCGCCCTCCGCGGCACGCGTCGCCAGCAGCCCGACGCGGTCCTCACCGGGCTCCAGCCCGGCCGCACGCAGCACCGCCTCCTCACCGGCGTACTGCTCCAGACATCCGCGCCCCCCGCACGGGCACTCGGGCCCGTACGGCTCGACGGGCACATGGCCCAACTCGCCCGCGAAACCACGCGTTCCACGCAGCAGCCCCCCGTCCACCACGACCGCCGCACCGATGCCGATCTCCGCCGACACGTGCAGGAAGTCTCGCGGGGTGCCGTCGCCGAGCCACAGTTCGGCGAGCGCGCCGAAGTCGGCCTCGTTGCCCACGGTCAGCGGAAAGTCCGTAGGGAGCAACTCGGCCAGGTCCGTGTCGCGCCAGTCGAGGTTGGGGGCGCGGACGACCGTGCGGCTGTCGCGCGCCACCAGGCCGGGCACGGCGACCGCCAGTCCGGCGGGCCACAGCCCTTCTGGTTCGGCCTCGGCGACGACCTTGCGCACGAGCGCATCGAGCTCCTCGATCACAGGCCCGGCCGCCCGACCCCGGTTCGCGCCGTGCCGTACGGCCCTGGCACGCACCTCGCCCCGCAGATCGACCGCGCACACGGCGAGATGGTCGACGCCGATCTCCGCGCCGATGCCGGCCGGACCGTGCCCGCTGACGGCGAGCGCCGAGCCGGGACGGCCGACCCGGCCGGGCCGCTCGGGACCGAGTTCCTCCAGCAGTCCCGAGCGGATCAGTTCGTCGACGAGGGTGGACACCGCCGCACGGGTCAGTCCGATACGGGAGGCGACGGCGGCGCGGGAGAGCGGACCCTCGGCACTGACGGTGTGCATCACGCTGGCCAGATTGCGGCGACGCATGCCCTGCTGCGTGTTGGGCAGCGCGCGCCCGGCGCCGGTCGGGTGGGCCTCGTGCAGCGGTGCGGTCATGCCTCCGTCAGTCCTCAATGCGCCTCGGTGCCCCGCTCCAGCAGCGGGGCCGCGTCGGAGAGTACCCCGCTGATCCTGGCCAGCGTCGCCTCGTCCCGCTCCACGGCGTCGAGCACCGGCCCGCGCGTGGTGTTCCAGCGCCGGGCCACCGAGGCCGGGTCCTCGCCGGTCAGCAGGCCGGCCGCCTGGGCGGCGGCTCCGAGCGCGACCAGTTCCTTCGCCTCGGGGACCTGCACCGGGCGCCCCGACAGCCGTCGTACGGTCTGCTGCCAGGCCGTGCCCCGGGCGCCGCCGCCGATCAGCAGCAGCGGGGCCGAGCGGTCCGCGTCCTCGTCCAGGACAAGGTCGAGCGCGCCGAGCAGGGCGTGCACGGCACCGTCGTAGGCGGCCTGGAGGAGCTGACCGGCGGTCGTGTCGTGGCGCAGGCCGTGCAGGATGCCGGAGGCGTTCGGCAGGTTCGGTGTGCGTTCGCCGTCCAGGTAGGGCAGGAGCGTGAGGCCGGTGGTGGGTTCCACGGCCTCGCGGTCGAGGCCCAGCAGGGCCGCGAGCCGGTCGACGGCGAGCGTGCAGTTGAGGGTGCAGGCCAGCGGCAGCCAGTCGCCGTGCGCGTCGGCGAAGCCCGCCACGGTGCCGGTCGGGTCGGAGGGGCGCCGCTTCGCCACGGCGTACACCGTGCCCGACGTGCCCAGGCTCAGCACGGGCGTGCCGGGACGCAGGCCGAGGCCGAGCGCCGCGGCGGCGTTGTCACCGGTGCCGGGCGCGACGAGGGTGCCCTTGGAGAACGGCAGGTCGTGGCTGTCGCGCACGGTGCCCGCGACCTCGCCGGGCCGGACCACACGGGGCAGCATCGCCGGGTCCAGCCCCACGTGCGCCAGGATCTCCTCGTCGTACGACTCGGTCCCGGACGCCCACCAGCCCGTACCGGAGGCGTCGCCGCGGTCGGTGGTGCCCTGCCCGGTGAGGCGTTCGGTGAGGTAGTCGTGGGGGAGGCGTACGGCCTTGGTGGCGCGCACCGCGTCCGGCTCGTTCTCGGCGAGCCAGGCCCACTTCGTGACGGTGAAGGAGGCGGCCGGAACCGAGCCCGTGCGCTCGGCCCAGAACTTCGCGCCGCCCATCTCCTCCGTCAGCCGACGGGCCTGCGGCGCCGAGCGCACGTCGTTCCAGAGCAGCGCCGGGCGCACCGGCTCGTCCCGGTCGTCCAGCGTGACCAGGCCGTGCTGCTGACCGCCGATCGACACCGCGGCGGCCTCGCGCGCGGCGTCGCCGCACTGGTGCAGTGCCTCGCACAGGGCCTCCCACCACTGTCGCGGGTCGCTCTCCCGGCCGGCCCCGGAGGACACGGTGTGCGCTGCCTGGCCGCTCGCGACGACCTGCCCGGTCGAGGCGTCGACGACCAGCGCCTTGGTGGACTGGGTGGACGTGTCCACGCCGACGACGAGCGGACCCTCGGCTGCTGACATCGTGCTCTCCCTTTTCCGCGGCTCTGCGGGACGTAGCGATCGGGCGACAGGGCGTGGTGACGAAGACATCGAGTGACAAAGACATCTTGTCTCTTCCCAGAGATGCGACCGCATACTAATTTGTAAACGGCCATGACGAAATAGTCGTATGCAGCAAGGAGCCGCGGCATGAACTACCAGCCCACCCCCGAGGACAGGTTCACCTTCGGCCTGTGGACCGTCGGCTGGCAGGGACGGGATCCCTTCGGTGACGCCACCCGCCGCGCCCTCGACCCGGTCGAGACGGTCCAGCGCCTGGCGGAGCTCGGCGCCCACGGCGTCACGTTCCACGACGACGACCTGATCCCCTTCGGGTCCTCCGACACCGAGCGCGAGGCGCACATCAAGCGCTTCCGTGAGGCGCTCGACGCGACCGGCATGACCGTGCCGATGGCCACCACCAACCTCTTCACGCACCCCGTCTTCAAGGACGGCGGCTTCACCGCCAACGACCGCGACGTCCGCCGCTACGCCCTGCGCAAGACCATCCGCAACATCGACCTCGCGGCCGAGCTGGGCGCCAAGACGTACGTCGCCTGGGGCGGCCGCGAGGGCGCGGAGTCCGGCGGCGCCAAGGACGTGCGCGCGGCTCTCGACCGCATGAAGGAGGCCTTCGACCTCCTCGGCGAGTACGTCACCTCCCAGGGCTACGACCTGCGCTTCGCCATCGAGCCCAAGCCGAACGAGCCGCGCGGCGACATCCTGCTGCCCACGGTCGGCCACGCGCTGGCGTTCATCGAGCGCTTGGAGCGCCCCGAGCTGTACGGCGTCAACCCCGAGGTCGGCCACGAGCAGATGGCCGGGCTCAACTTCCCGCACGGCATCGCGCAGGCGCTGTGGGCGGACAAGCTCTTCCACATCGACCTCAACGGCCAGTCCGGCATCAAGTACGACCAGGACCTGCGCTTCGGCGCCGGCGACCTGCGTGCCGCCTTCTGGCTGGTCGACCTCCTGGAGAGCGCCGGCTACGAAGGCCCGCGCCACTTCGACTTCAAGCCGCCGCGCACCGAGGACCTCGACGGCGTGTGGGCCTCGGCCGCGGGCTGCATGCGCAACTACCTCATCCTGAAGGAGCGTGCTGCCGCCTTCCGCGCGGACCCGGAGGTCCAGGAGGCACTGACCGCCTCGCGGCTGAACGAGCTGGTGGAGCCGACGGCGGCCGACGGCCTCAAGGCGCTCCTCGACGACCGCACCGCCTTCGAGGAGTTCGACGTCGAGGCCGCCGCCGCGCGCGGGATGGCCTTCGAGCGCCTCGACCAGCTGGCGATGGACCACCTGCTGGGCGCCCGAGGCTGAGCCCACGCACACGTGGCCGTCCGCGGCTGGGACGAGATGCGTGCCCGACCGTGTGTGACCGCAGGTCGACAGACCCGGTCATACACGGTGCGGCTCGATGATCAGTTCCGGCGCGGATGCTTCGGAATCATGCGGTCCGGGGCAAGGACCGGTATTAACTCTCGCGTGGGGGTCGCGTCCTGACCCGTGCGACGGGACGCTGGTCGGTATGGCCATGCCGCCCGTACCCCCTCAGCCGCCAGGACCGCCGGGTGACACGCCGCCTTATGGCGGCGGCTTCGGACCACCACCTCCCGGCGGCTACGGCCCCCCTCCGGGAGGCGGCGGCCCGCCGTCCTACGGCGATTGGCCGCCTCCCCAACAGCCGGACGGGGGTGGCGGACCAGGCCCCCGGCGTAATCCGCTCGTCATCCTGCTCGCCGTGATCGTGGCCATCGGAGCCCTCGTGGTCGTCGTCCTGGTGGTCTCGAACAGCGACGACTCGCCGGACGACAAACCACCTGCGGGGAGCAGCACGAGCGGCTCGCCCAAGCCGTCCTTCAGCATCCCGACCGAGCTGCCCAGCAAGCTGCCGAGCGAACTGCCGACGTCACTGCCGTCGGGCTTCCCCACCGACCTCCCGAGCGGTTTCCCGAGCGACCTGCCCAGCGGACTGGAGTCGCTGCTCCCGTCACTGGCGGACGACCTGCCGTAGGGCACGAAAACGGCGGGCGGCCTGCCGTAGGGCGTGAAGGCCGGCGGACGACCTGCCGTAGAGCATGAAGGCCGGCGGGCGACCTGTCTCAGGGCATGAAACGGGGAGCGGCACACGCGTGTGCCGCTCCCCGACGGCCACGCACGCGTGCCGCTGCGAACCAGGGGAGCCTGAGCCGGCCGTCGGACGGCGGCCCCCAAGCGCCGGCCGGTCAGATGCCGTGCG
The DNA window shown above is from Streptomyces chartreusis and carries:
- a CDS encoding GAF domain-containing protein encodes the protein MTDPWVALEPGADPAERVRTLRRAHETFTEVGTVPTPVRSVVADSWRRSARAGVGPDGTASVELADGDLGAYRAEHPLARVMPLFRELMGTFAADGEHLLAVCDEHGRLLWVEGHPTTRRKAGRMNFVPGARWAESAVGTNAPGTAVAVDRPVQVFAAEHFIRRVQPWTCAAAPVHDPRTGRVLGAVDITGGDGLAHPHSLGFVQAVARAAESHLALLAPQLPAADTPELSALGRDEATLLVGGRRVRLSRRHSEILVLLARHPEGLTGDELQCALYEDESVTPVTLRAELARLRRLLGPGLLGSRPYRLTVPVESDVSVVERRLETGAITGAAAAYAGPLLPGSQAPAVVRLRRLLADGLRTALIARRDPDLLADWAHAPWGEDDLDVWRALAVVRPTSAVRSRLAALESELTAPPARHGDRRAVTLAEAPARATYLQPRRP
- a CDS encoding N-acetylmuramoyl-L-alanine amidase; this encodes MELARPRPSRRRFLQGTALAAVPYALLPGPRSGTQVPAPDHHGAEWQPASTANYTTANRPRTHPVEQVIIHVTQTAFTKTLSVFQNPAKQVSAHYVVRSADGHIAQCVREADIAWHAGDWEHNTRSIGIEHEGWVDRPYYFTDALYEESAGLTAAICGKYGIPKDRRHIIGHYEVPGTDHTDPGPHWDWSRYIRLVNSA
- a CDS encoding acetamidase/formamidase family protein is translated as MSDPRILTVRPEPGEYAWTFGGAPPVARIAPGTVLDLYTEDCFGGRVRSEKDLVSEVCEFPYLNPQTGPFHIEGAEPGDTVAVHFVSIEPARDWAASTTVPLFGALTSTHTTATLQPPLPETVWIWQLDRTRRTALFRAHDSDIEAELPMDPMHGTVGVAPANLEVRSALVPDAHGGNMDTPEMRAGVTCYLGVNVEGALLSLGDGHARQGEGETCGVAVECAMNTVVIVELLKGLATPWPRIESDTHIMSTGSARPLEDAFRISQLDLVQWLVRDYGFSELDAYQFATQAVESPLANVCDTNYTCVAKIRKQWLPGRETHRGVHERLRETAATLR
- a CDS encoding APC family permease, giving the protein MSGEKTEVGTTGLRRDAIGLREVLFQSITAMAPAAAVAASIPSGAAFAGGSLPLSVLIALVACLFTASCVAELARELPAAGSVSTYVAQGLHPAIGFLVGWGYVFVEALVPPLLLLQLGFTTAGTLHQEWSSYPADLWWPWALAGAAIIGVSGYLGVRASARFGTVLGVFEVLVLLVFAIWLIGKAGGDNTLPVFGTSHTAEGYAGVSGVFAGSVYTVLAFAGFEAAAPLAEETRDPRRTMHRAVLGSALAIGLFYVLTTYAMSVYYGPDRFQEFGASGAASWEGVARASFGLFWVLVFLAVVNSAIANANACATVSTRTAFALARIRVLPRFLAILHPKYRSPVAGIAVQTAVAVGAVLGLGFAYDPVTAFLLLATVIVTVVIGVYIVVNLACAGYFLRRRREALKPVRHLVLPLLGIIAFVPALLTAAGLPVFDFVSELSAPVSYAGSVVGAWMAIGVVVLLVLMRRHPGRIAETARVHLDDDPSPTGLPQNGAVQR
- a CDS encoding ROK family transcriptional regulator gives rise to the protein MTAPLHEAHPTGAGRALPNTQQGMRRRNLASVMHTVSAEGPLSRAAVASRIGLTRAAVSTLVDELIRSGLLEELGPERPGRVGRPGSALAVSGHGPAGIGAEIGVDHLAVCAVDLRGEVRARAVRHGANRGRAAGPVIEELDALVRKVVAEAEPEGLWPAGLAVAVPGLVARDSRTVVRAPNLDWRDTDLAELLPTDFPLTVGNEADFGALAELWLGDGTPRDFLHVSAEIGIGAAVVVDGGLLRGTRGFAGELGHVPVEPYGPECPCGGRGCLEQYAGEEAVLRAAGLEPGEDRVGLLATRAAEGDEDVRRALRDAGTALGIALTGAVNLLDPESVVLGGALAGLAPWLLPSLEAELDRRTAGPACPVSVSRLGPEGPLLGAAHSVVRGVLDDPVAVAERA
- the xylB gene encoding xylulokinase, whose translation is MSAAEGPLVVGVDTSTQSTKALVVDASTGQVVASGQAAHTVSSGAGRESDPRQWWEALCEALHQCGDAAREAAAVSIGGQQHGLVTLDDRDEPVRPALLWNDVRSAPQARRLTEEMGGAKFWAERTGSVPAASFTVTKWAWLAENEPDAVRATKAVRLPHDYLTERLTGQGTTDRGDASGTGWWASGTESYDEEILAHVGLDPAMLPRVVRPGEVAGTVRDSHDLPFSKGTLVAPGTGDNAAAALGLGLRPGTPVLSLGTSGTVYAVAKRRPSDPTGTVAGFADAHGDWLPLACTLNCTLAVDRLAALLGLDREAVEPTTGLTLLPYLDGERTPNLPNASGILHGLRHDTTAGQLLQAAYDGAVHALLGALDLVLDEDADRSAPLLLIGGGARGTAWQQTVRRLSGRPVQVPEAKELVALGAAAQAAGLLTGEDPASVARRWNTTRGPVLDAVERDEATLARISGVLSDAAPLLERGTEAH
- the xylA gene encoding xylose isomerase, which gives rise to MNYQPTPEDRFTFGLWTVGWQGRDPFGDATRRALDPVETVQRLAELGAHGVTFHDDDLIPFGSSDTEREAHIKRFREALDATGMTVPMATTNLFTHPVFKDGGFTANDRDVRRYALRKTIRNIDLAAELGAKTYVAWGGREGAESGGAKDVRAALDRMKEAFDLLGEYVTSQGYDLRFAIEPKPNEPRGDILLPTVGHALAFIERLERPELYGVNPEVGHEQMAGLNFPHGIAQALWADKLFHIDLNGQSGIKYDQDLRFGAGDLRAAFWLVDLLESAGYEGPRHFDFKPPRTEDLDGVWASAAGCMRNYLILKERAAAFRADPEVQEALTASRLNELVEPTAADGLKALLDDRTAFEEFDVEAAAARGMAFERLDQLAMDHLLGARG